Below is a window of Defluviimonas sp. SAOS-178_SWC DNA.
GATCTGGCCGCCCTGCGTCAAGGGATTGCACGTCATCTGGTGGGCGGCCTCGGTCATGCCGTAGGCCTCGACCACCGGGGCGCCGAAGGTGTCGGCGAGGGCCGTCATGACCTGGGCGGGCAGGGAGGCGGACGAAGACCGGATGAAACGCAGCTTCGAGCCGGCAATGACGTCGCGGTTGCGGTCGGCCCGGGCGAGGATCGCCTGGTGCATCGTCGGCACCGCCGTGTACCAGGTGGGGCCGACCTCCTTCACCCAGCCGAAGAACTTGAGCGCATCGAAGCCGGGTGCGCAAGAGATCGAAGCGCCTGCCGCGAGCGACGCCGAAATGGCCGCGATCAGCCCGTGGATGTGAAAGAGCGGCATGACGTTCAGGCAGCGGTCAGCGGGCGAAAGGTCGAGCGACCGGCGGACATTCTGGGCCGAAGCCGCGATGTTCGAATGCAAAAGCGGCACGATCTTCGGGCGCGACGTCGTTCCGGAGGTGTGGAGGATCAGTGCCACATCGTCGGATTCCGGGCTGCCCGCGGAGGCCGGGGTGGCGGAGCCATCCATGTGAAGCGTGAACGCCCCGGCAGGTCCGTCGCCGCCTTTCAGGCGCAGAATGAGCAACCCGAACTTTTCCGCCGCCGCGAGCGCCGGGCCGTCGTAGGTGTCACTTACGACAAGTGCCTTCGCCTTCAGGTCTTCGAGGTAGAACTCGTATTCTTCCTGCCGATAGGAGGGGTTGAGCGGCGCGGTGGCGGCGGCTTGCGCGATGGTGACGAAAGCCGTCGCCATTTCCGGCCCGTTCGGCAGGACGATGGCGACGCGGTCCTTGGCGCCGACTCCCTTGGCACGGAGATCGGCTTCGACCGCCGCCGAAAGATCGCGCAGCGCGCCGTAGCTCATCCAGTCCCGTCCCGGCGCGCCGATCGCTGGCTGCGTGGCGTCATGCGGCGCGATGATGTCCCTGAGAGTCTCAGCCATTCCGTTCCGTTCCCTTGCGAATGTCGTCCTGCGGCGCCCTGCGCCTACCGCTTCGCCGCATAATAGGCGACCTTGCGTTCGAGATAGCCCAGAAACTCGGATATCGAGAAGGCAAGCGCGAAGAGGATGATCAGCACCGCCCAGAAATGCCCCATCAGGAAGTTCGAGGCGTAAAGCTCGAAAAGCGCGCCGAAGCCGACGATGGAAATCAGAAGCTGTCCGATGATCACGCCCTTGACCGCGCGGATCACCCCGATGCGCACGCCGCCGAGAATTTCCGGCAGGGCCGCCCAAAAGTAGATCTTGGTGAAGGAGTCGATGGGTGAGGCGCCGAAGCTCCGTGCCATGTCGACGAGCGAGCGGTTGATCTGCCGGACGCCCGCGCGTGCGTTCAGGATGATGATCCAGATCGCGAAAAGCGTCGTTGTGATGATGATCGAGGTGAGGCCGAAGCCGAAGAGCACCATGAGCACCGGAACGAGCGCGGTCAGAGGGGCGGAGACGAAGATGTTGACCCAAGGCAGCAGCAATTCGTCGAGAAAGCGGCTCTTGCCCATCAGGATGCCGACCGGAATCCCGATCACGATCGCGAAGAAGACCCCCATCAGGAAGGCGTAGGCCGTTTCCCAGAGCGCTTTCATGAAGGCCGGCGTTCCGATGATCTCGAACAGTGTCGCGAAGACCTGCGACAGCGGCGGCAGGAAGAAGGTGAGGTTCATCTGGCCCACGACCTCCCAAAGAAGGCCCCAGAGGAGGAGCGAGGACATCGCCGGAAGTTTCACGCCGAACAGGTGCATCGCTTACTCCACGTAGCTGCGCAGCGAGGCCCAGATCTCATCCACGATGTCGAGGTATTCCGGATCGCGGCGGATATTCTCCACCCCCTTGTTGCGGAAGCTCGACGGGCGGATGATCTCGGACACGCGGCTCGGTCGCGGCAGGAGGATGGCGATCTGGTCGGAAACATAGACCGCCTCTTCGATGGAGTGGGTGACAAAGATGAAGGTCTTGTTCTCGTGCTCGACGAGCGACAGGAGATCTTCCTGGAACTTGCGGCGGGTCTGTTCGTCGACGGCCGAGAACGGTTCATCGAGCAGTAGGACCTGCGAGTCCACCGAGAGCGCCCGCGCGAGGCCGACCCGTTGCCGCATCCCGCCCGACAATTCGTGCGGAAAGCTTTTCTCGAAACCCGAAAGGCCGACATTGGCGATGTATTTCTCGGCCTTCGCCTCGCGTTCGGATTTCGGCACGCCGCGCAGTTCGAGGCCGAAGGCGACATTGCGCAGGACATTCGCCCAAGGCAGCAGAGCGAAATCCTGAAAGACGAAGGCGCGGTCGTCGCCGGGGCCGGTGATCGCCTTGCCGCCCACCTCGATCGTGCCCGTATCGGCGGGGATGAGGCCGGCGATGATCTTCAGAAGCGTGGTCTTGCCGCATCCCGACGGCCCGAGAAGCGAGGTGAGCTGCCCGCGCGGAAATTCCAGCGACATGTTCTTCAGCGCCTCGACGGATCCGTAGTTCTTCGAAACGCCGCGCACCGAAACCGCGCTTTCGGGCTCGAGCTTCCGGGCGTCGGCAAAGGAGCTGTCAGTCTGAGACATAACCACGGTTGTTTCCTTCGAACAAGAAATCTTCCAGCTTTTCGAGGAGGTTGAGGAAAACAACCGCAAGCAGGATGATGGAGAAGATGGCCGCGTACATGCTGGGATAGTCGGCGATGGAGCGGCTGTAGCTGATGATGTCGCCGACCCCGGTCGGGGTGATCTTCAGTTCGGCGAGGATCGCGCCGATGAAGCCCGCCGAGACGCCGAGGCGAAGGCCGGAGAAGATGACGGGCGAGGCCGCGGGGATGACGATCTTGAGCAGGATCTGGCGGTCGTTCGCCAGGAAGGATTGCCCCATCTCCTTCAAGGACACGGGCGTGTTCCGCACCGCACTGGCGGTGTTCAATACGATGACCGGCATCGCCATGATCCCCACGACGAACACCTTGGAGGTCAGCCCGATCCCGTAGGCCATGACCAGAAGCGGGATCAGCGCGGCAAGGGGGGCCGCCTGCATCACGATGAAGATCGGCGAGAAGAACCATTCCGAGCGGGCGCTGAGACCGATCCAGAGGCCGAAACCGATCCCGAGGATGGCCGAGATCGCCACACCGAGGACGAGCGGTTTCAGTGTCTCGGCATAGGCGTGCAGAAGCGTGCCGTCGAAGGCCATCCGCGCCAGCGCCTCCATCGCTTCCAGGAACGTCGGAAAGGCGTAGCTGATCGGGATGCGCCCGGCGATTTCCCACGCGCCGAAGACGAGCACCGCGGACAGAAGCTTGAGAAGAAGGGAGCGGTTCATGGGGGCGTATCCATCGCGGGCGGGAAGCTGCGGGCCAGTGGCCCGCAGCCGTCCTGAGTGTTACTGACTGGCCGCGTCGAGCGGCTTGAAGTACCAGAAGTCCTCGACGTTCAGACTTGCCGGATCGCCTTCGAGCTGGCCCGCCTCGGTATACCATTCCATGTCGGCCGCCGCCGCCTTGCGCCCGCCGCCGTCCGGATCATAAAGACCGCCGGCTACCGCTTCGGTGTAGAAGCCGTCGAGTTCGTCGAGGATTTCCTTCGGCAGCTGACCGATCGGGCCGTCCGGATTGGTTTCCCGCCGGATGATCGTCGGATCGGCGGTCATATCGCGCCAGGTGCTAAGGAGCGCCTTGACGAAGATGTCGACCTGTTCCTCGTTCGCCTCGATCCAGTCGAGATTGGCGAAAAGCGCCTCGTCGCTGGCATCGACGTCGAACATCGGCAGGACGTGGAACTTGTCGCCCGCCTCTGCGATGATCTTGTTCTTGTTCGACAGATCGAGAATCGTGGCCTTGGCCTGATCGGCCATCATCGCGACGACGCGGTTGGCGGAGCCTGGAACGTAAGACCGCTCGCCGAACTTCATGCCCTCTTTCTCCTCGATCACGTTGGCGATGGAGTCGGTGCCGCCGCCGCGCGAATGGAGCATGATCGGCTCACCGTCGAGGTCCTTCAGCGACGCATAATCCATCGTCGTCACCGGGAAGAATTTCAGCTTCGAGAGCTGGAAGATGATCCGGAGCGGCGCCTTGGACCGCTGCATGATCGAGTAGGGCGTGCCGAAGCCGATGTCCATCTGGCCGCTCAGCACCGCCTGGATGGCGAGTTCCTCGTCGGCGAATGCCGTCCATTCGTAGTCGAGCCCGTTGGCCTTCGCGCGATCGAGGGCCACGAAGAAGGCAGCCATCTCGTCGGACGGGGTTTCGGCAAGCGCGATCTTGATCGGCTCGGCCTGCGCGGCGCTGACCGTCAGCCCGACGGCAACCGGAATGGCGCATGCGAATTTTCTTACAAGCGTAACGATGTCAGTCATTTTTCTCCTCCCTGAGAAAACACGCCCTGTTTGTGCGGCGGTGGTCGGCCCTTGGCTCTGTTTTCCCGCCGCAAGTCTTCTCCTGTGCTAGGCGCCTCCGAACAGACGTTCGGAAACGGATTTCAGATGAGTGCGCATCGCCTCATATGCCCCTTCCGGCCGGCGCCCCGCGATTTCCATCGCGATCGCCTCGTGTTCTGCGAAACTTGAATGGTCTGAGGGCGGGCGCTGGCTGTCGCGCACGACGCTGCCCCAGGCCACGGCTCGGCGAACGCCGTTCAACTGGTTGAAGAGCGCGATCAGCAGCAGGTTGTCGGTCGCTTCGGCGATCGCATGGTGAAAGAGATCGTCCTGCGTTTCGTAGACGGCCCATGTCGACGCGGAATGGGCGCGCTCCATCGCGAGCTGCATCGCCATCAGCGCCTTGCCCGAGGCGTTGACCGCCGCTTCGCGGGCGATGGCGGGCTCGATGGCGAGTCGCGCCCGCATCATCTTGAATGGCGTGATCTGTCGCCCGAGTTCGAGCATCGGATCGGCCATTGCGGCGGCGCCGGTGTCGGACACGAAGGTGCCCTTGCCGACGTGCCGCCAGATCACGCCGTCCCGCTCCAGCGCGTCGAGCGCGCGCCGCAGTGCGTTCCGGGTCATGCCGAGCCGCTCGCAAAGCTCCCGCTCCGGGG
It encodes the following:
- a CDS encoding acyl--CoA ligase; this encodes MAETLRDIIAPHDATQPAIGAPGRDWMSYGALRDLSAAVEADLRAKGVGAKDRVAIVLPNGPEMATAFVTIAQAAATAPLNPSYRQEEYEFYLEDLKAKALVVSDTYDGPALAAAEKFGLLILRLKGGDGPAGAFTLHMDGSATPASAGSPESDDVALILHTSGTTSRPKIVPLLHSNIAASAQNVRRSLDLSPADRCLNVMPLFHIHGLIAAISASLAAGASISCAPGFDALKFFGWVKEVGPTWYTAVPTMHQAILARADRNRDVIAGSKLRFIRSSSASLPAQVMTALADTFGAPVVEAYGMTEAAHQMTCNPLTQGGQIPGSVGRAAGPRVRIAHEIENRLIDGTGEVVISGPNITPGYEGNPEANEKNFFMAEGARWFRTGDQGAFDDKGYLRLTGRLKEIINRGGEKISPLEVDGILLDHPAIAQVVTFAMPHAKLGEEVAAAVMLREGSAATEREIRDFASGRLADFKVPRRIIILDEIPKGATGKLQRIGLAEKLGLGDGAA
- a CDS encoding ABC transporter permease, which encodes MHLFGVKLPAMSSLLLWGLLWEVVGQMNLTFFLPPLSQVFATLFEIIGTPAFMKALWETAYAFLMGVFFAIVIGIPVGILMGKSRFLDELLLPWVNIFVSAPLTALVPVLMVLFGFGLTSIIITTTLFAIWIIILNARAGVRQINRSLVDMARSFGASPIDSFTKIYFWAALPEILGGVRIGVIRAVKGVIIGQLLISIVGFGALFELYASNFLMGHFWAVLIILFALAFSISEFLGYLERKVAYYAAKR
- a CDS encoding ABC transporter ATP-binding protein, whose translation is MSQTDSSFADARKLEPESAVSVRGVSKNYGSVEALKNMSLEFPRGQLTSLLGPSGCGKTTLLKIIAGLIPADTGTIEVGGKAITGPGDDRAFVFQDFALLPWANVLRNVAFGLELRGVPKSEREAKAEKYIANVGLSGFEKSFPHELSGGMRQRVGLARALSVDSQVLLLDEPFSAVDEQTRRKFQEDLLSLVEHENKTFIFVTHSIEEAVYVSDQIAILLPRPSRVSEIIRPSSFRNKGVENIRRDPEYLDIVDEIWASLRSYVE
- a CDS encoding ABC transporter permease, which translates into the protein MNRSLLLKLLSAVLVFGAWEIAGRIPISYAFPTFLEAMEALARMAFDGTLLHAYAETLKPLVLGVAISAILGIGFGLWIGLSARSEWFFSPIFIVMQAAPLAALIPLLVMAYGIGLTSKVFVVGIMAMPVIVLNTASAVRNTPVSLKEMGQSFLANDRQILLKIVIPAASPVIFSGLRLGVSAGFIGAILAELKITPTGVGDIISYSRSIADYPSMYAAIFSIILLAVVFLNLLEKLEDFLFEGNNRGYVSD
- a CDS encoding ABC transporter substrate-binding protein, translating into MTDIVTLVRKFACAIPVAVGLTVSAAQAEPIKIALAETPSDEMAAFFVALDRAKANGLDYEWTAFADEELAIQAVLSGQMDIGFGTPYSIMQRSKAPLRIIFQLSKLKFFPVTTMDYASLKDLDGEPIMLHSRGGGTDSIANVIEEKEGMKFGERSYVPGSANRVVAMMADQAKATILDLSNKNKIIAEAGDKFHVLPMFDVDASDEALFANLDWIEANEEQVDIFVKALLSTWRDMTADPTIIRRETNPDGPIGQLPKEILDELDGFYTEAVAGGLYDPDGGGRKAAAADMEWYTEAGQLEGDPASLNVEDFWYFKPLDAASQ
- a CDS encoding FadR/GntR family transcriptional regulator translates to MDVLSQSKPNGGDQAISQLQEFIADGGFEPGFRLPPERELCERLGMTRNALRRALDALERDGVIWRHVGKGTFVSDTGAAAMADPMLELGRQITPFKMMRARLAIEPAIAREAAVNASGKALMAMQLAMERAHSASTWAVYETQDDLFHHAIAEATDNLLLIALFNQLNGVRRAVAWGSVVRDSQRPPSDHSSFAEHEAIAMEIAGRRPEGAYEAMRTHLKSVSERLFGGA